In a single window of the Micromonospora sp. WMMD1155 genome:
- a CDS encoding nuclear transport factor 2 family protein: protein MDRKYVSEWLAAYERVWRTPGTNDLVTLFTEDASYQQGPYWTPVVGLPAIAQLWEKQRKGPDEVFQMTTDIVAVEGDTAVSRQEVRYGDPVDQEYRDLWIMRFAEDGRCRAFEEWPFWPGLQPTASPDGS, encoded by the coding sequence ATGGACAGGAAGTACGTCAGCGAGTGGCTCGCCGCCTACGAGCGGGTGTGGCGGACGCCGGGCACCAACGACCTGGTCACCCTCTTCACCGAGGATGCGAGCTACCAGCAGGGGCCGTACTGGACGCCCGTCGTCGGCCTGCCGGCCATCGCGCAGCTGTGGGAGAAGCAGCGCAAGGGCCCCGACGAGGTGTTCCAGATGACCACCGACATCGTCGCGGTCGAGGGCGACACCGCGGTGTCGCGTCAGGAGGTCCGCTACGGCGACCCGGTCGACCAGGAGTACCGCGACCTGTGGATCATGCGGTTCGCCGAGGACGGGCGGTGCCGGGCGTTCGAGGAATGGCCGTTCTGGCCGGGCCTTCAGCCGACCGCATCTCCGGACGGCTCGTGA
- a CDS encoding DNA alkylation repair protein, with protein MAELAALEDPRTREVNAKHGDDHGVHLGKLRALAKRLKTQQELACRLWKTDDTAARLLSILICRPRAFGRAELDTMLREARAPKVHDWLVNYVVKKSPHSEELRLAWCADPDPVVASAGWALTTERVTKKPESLDLPGLLDVIESEMRDAPDRLQWAMNHCLAQIGIEHAAYRARAIDIGERLAVLKDYPTSPGCTSPYAPVWINEMVRRAHA; from the coding sequence ATGGCCGAACTGGCCGCACTGGAGGACCCCCGCACGCGCGAGGTGAACGCGAAACACGGTGACGATCACGGTGTGCACCTCGGCAAGCTTCGTGCGCTCGCGAAGCGGCTGAAGACGCAACAGGAACTCGCGTGCCGGCTCTGGAAGACCGACGACACCGCGGCGAGACTGCTGTCGATCCTGATCTGCCGCCCCAGGGCGTTCGGGCGTGCCGAGCTGGACACGATGCTGCGCGAGGCACGCGCGCCCAAGGTGCACGACTGGCTCGTGAACTACGTGGTGAAGAAGAGCCCGCACTCCGAGGAGCTGCGCCTGGCCTGGTGTGCTGATCCGGATCCGGTGGTCGCGAGCGCCGGCTGGGCGCTGACCACGGAGCGCGTGACGAAGAAGCCCGAGAGCCTCGACCTCCCGGGACTACTCGACGTCATCGAGAGCGAGATGAGGGACGCGCCGGATCGCCTCCAGTGGGCGATGAACCACTGCCTGGCCCAGATCGGGATCGAACACGCCGCGTACCGCGCCCGCGCGATCGACATCGGCGAACGCCTGGCGGTCCTCAAGGACTACCCGACCTCCCCGGGGTGCACATCCCCGTACGCGCCAGTCTGGATCAACGAAATGGTACGTCGAGCGCACGCCTGA